The sequence TGAAAACGGTGTTATGCTCTCTGGCGGGCAAAGACAACGCATCGCCATTGCCCGAGCTATGTTGAAAAATGCACCTATTTTATTGCTTGATGAAGCGACGAGCGCCTTAGATACGCATTCTGAACGTCACGTCCAGGGGGCTTTGGATACATTAATGCAAGGCAAAACAACCATCATCGTCGCTCATCGATTATCAACTATTGTCAATGTTGATACTATCTATGTGATGGATCAGGGTGAAATCGTCGAAACAGGTAGCCATGATGATCTAATTAAAAAGAATGGTCATTATGCTAATCTTTGGCGCGCTCAATCCTCAGCAGAAGGCGACAGCAACGAATGAGCAAGGTTCTTAAGAAACTGACGAAGAGTAGCTTTTTCCAGGACTTTCTGTCATGGATAATTAGCCTTTATTTAAAACTGGTATTCTATACCTCTCGCTGGACCTGGATAGGCTTAGAACAAGCCGATCCTTATTTCAACAAGGGGCCGTTGATTGTGTGTTTTTGGCACGGACGCATGGCGCTGATTCCCTTCATGAATCATTGGCCTCATAAGCGCATTGTGGCTCTGATTTCCGGTCACGGCGATGGGATGATGGTGGCCCGTACTTTTAAACGTCTGAAAATTGATTATACGAATGGATCCACCAACCGAGGTGGTGCTCGCGCTTTTCTTAAACTCGTCGATGTCTTAAAGAATAATGATATTGTCGGTATTATCCCCGATGGCCCGCGCGGCCCCGCTAAGCAACTTGCCGTTGGAATTATTCATTTATCCCGTCACAGCCAAGCGCCCATTATGCCCATGGCTTTTGCCACCTCGCGCTTTATTACCTTTAATAGTTGGGATAAATTTCAGCTCCCCCTCCCTTTTTCGAAAGGAATCTTTATATTCGGGGATCCAATTCAGGCCCTTGATACAACCCAACCCGATGATATTGAAGCATGGAGATTGAAAGTCCAAACGGCAGTCTCCACCCTTCAAGAACAAGCCGATAGCCTATTAAAAAATTAAGGATAATTATGACAAACGCCAAAACCATCACTTTGAAAGGGCGCTCAGCTGCTCGTCTTGCTGCCGTTCAAGCCATGTATCAAATCGATATAGAACCAACTGACCCCCGGATTGTCATCGGTCAATTCATTAGTTTGCGATTCAAAAAGCCTGAACAATATCATATGAAAAATCCTGACATATCCTTGTTTGAAACTCTTGTTATAGAAACATTGGCCAACAAAAATCAATACGATGATTTTATCACTCAAGTTTTATCGAGAGATTGGACTCTCGACCGGCTAGAATCAGTATTGAAGTCCATATTACGGTGCGGTGTTTGTGAATTAGATCAACAGCGGGAAACACCAAAAGCTGTGATTATTAATGAATATGTCAACTTAACCAAGACTTTTTATGATGGCCAAGAACCCGGTTTTATTAACGCTTCTTTGGATAAGCTAGCGCAGATGTTAGAGCGGTGATATGGTAAATTAAGAGTCCACCTCAATCCGGCTTTGCAGGCGTGCCTAACATAATTGTTCTAACTTTTTTGATGTTTTTTTCATTTATCCTGCAAAATGTCGTGGCAGAAAGTGAAAAAAAATCTGAAACTTCCACTCTATCAGTTGAAACATACTGGGAAGTCCCCGCCCTTATTATTCCTGTGGTTAAGGGCGACCAAGTTTATGCGTATGTCCGTATCCTTGTCCAAGTGATGACAAAAGACACAACGTCTATTTACGCCTACAAAGTTTACTACCCTTTGATTCAAGATCGCTTTTTCCGAGATATTTACGGGGCATTGTGCGATCAATGGCTGCCCGGCAAAGAACCGAATCAAAACACGATCGAAAAACGTCTTCAACGCGTGCTGGACAATTTAGTGGGACCTGACAAACTCGCCGTCTATATTGTTAATTTCTACTTTTATAAGCCTGAAAAGAAAAACTAGAACCCCGGAGTCAGGCTACAAGAAAGATGTTGACACCCTCTAATTCTTACTAAATTACTAAGATTTAGTCAAAAGGGGTTGATCTTATCACTTTAATAGGGTTAAAAAGGTAAAAACTAAGAGTCATATTTGAAGAAAACTGATGTTTATACAAACTGAAGAAACGCCCAATCCTGATAGCCTAAAGTTTATCCCCGGCCGTATGGTCTTGGAATCAGGAACCGCCTCATTTAACCAGAGTGATGACTGTGGGAACTCACCCTTTGCTAAACGGTTGTTGAGCATTGACGGCATTACAAGCGTTTTTTTTGGTAATGATTTTATCACCATTAGCAAGAAGACTGATCACGATTGGTACATTTTAAAACCATCAATTATCGGCATTATCATGGAGCAATTTGTTGCAGGACTGCCCATAATTATTGACAATTCAGAAGTTAGTCAATCGACGTCAGTGGACGAAGACCCTATCGTGCAGCAAATAAAAGAGTTGATTGACACGCGTGTTAGGCCAGCTGTTGCGCAAGATGGGGGTGACATCTTGTTCCATTCTTTTGAGAATGGTGTAGTGTATCTAAAGATGCAGGGAGCCTGCTCAGGGTGCCCGAGTTCAACGGCAACGTTAAAGTCGGGAATTGAAAACATGCTCCGTTATTACGTCCCCGAAGTTGAGGAAGTAAGAGCGGTAGAGTGAAGCGGAAATCTGACCCGGATGTGATACAGCTGTATCGCCGCTGAGGGAGCTTTAAAATGAAAAAAATAGTCGGTATGTCTCTAGGTATCCTAGCAACAACAGGTTATGTTAATTGTTTTGCCACAACACTTAAACAGCAAAGTGTTGAAGAAATTCGCAAAGTTGAAAAAGAAAAAGGCATCGAATTAGGACTT is a genomic window of Candidatus Paracaedibacter acanthamoebae containing:
- the nusB gene encoding transcription antitermination factor NusB, with amino-acid sequence MTNAKTITLKGRSAARLAAVQAMYQIDIEPTDPRIVIGQFISLRFKKPEQYHMKNPDISLFETLVIETLANKNQYDDFITQVLSRDWTLDRLESVLKSILRCGVCELDQQRETPKAVIINEYVNLTKTFYDGQEPGFINASLDKLAQMLER
- a CDS encoding NifU family protein, whose product is MFIQTEETPNPDSLKFIPGRMVLESGTASFNQSDDCGNSPFAKRLLSIDGITSVFFGNDFITISKKTDHDWYILKPSIIGIIMEQFVAGLPIIIDNSEVSQSTSVDEDPIVQQIKELIDTRVRPAVAQDGGDILFHSFENGVVYLKMQGACSGCPSSTATLKSGIENMLRYYVPEVEEVRAVE
- a CDS encoding lysophospholipid acyltransferase family protein, whose product is MSKVLKKLTKSSFFQDFLSWIISLYLKLVFYTSRWTWIGLEQADPYFNKGPLIVCFWHGRMALIPFMNHWPHKRIVALISGHGDGMMVARTFKRLKIDYTNGSTNRGGARAFLKLVDVLKNNDIVGIIPDGPRGPAKQLAVGIIHLSRHSQAPIMPMAFATSRFITFNSWDKFQLPLPFSKGIFIFGDPIQALDTTQPDDIEAWRLKVQTAVSTLQEQADSLLKN